In one window of Tellurirhabdus rosea DNA:
- a CDS encoding CehA/McbA family metallohydrolase, with amino-acid sequence MKYVLCLLLFILTPDLRAQNAVPVAVRVLEAATGKPTPVRVRITRVGRPFPGLPAEALAVMYGLWDHADGYGFQPDSSFYTSGTFRLSLPPGPYQLTLSKGPEFLDQQHELVVRAANPLSRTFSMKRWIDMAARGWYSADDHIHIRRSPRENPILLDWLRAEDLNVGVLLKMGDFWETYYPQYAFGTSGNYQKGNFLLTSGQEDPRTPELGHALGLGADKSVRYRDDYYYYDKVFDELHRRGGLTGYAHQAESFHGYRGLTLDGLRRKVDLLEILQFCHDEQPLRTAHFYHLLDLGYALTAVAGSDFPWCGHDHQHGPAERTARIGNARFYTHLDGPFTYEKWLQGVRRGHTFATTGPMLHLRVGEAMPGDTLRPAPGDSLTITAQAFGHRGKVPLERLEIVGHGQVLASVSTGAPEQTAENLTLRFRYKPEHGLWLAARCYAGPQQIAHTTPVYISLNGSGFHNPATVRQYLDLSERYLQEIEKELDQERDKPEFRAWYYRKGLKERIAETRRIVEELRGKLK; translated from the coding sequence ATGAAGTATGTTCTCTGCCTTCTGCTTTTTATCCTGACCCCTGACCTGCGCGCCCAAAACGCCGTTCCGGTCGCCGTTCGGGTGCTGGAAGCGGCGACCGGCAAGCCCACGCCCGTGCGGGTCCGGATCACCCGGGTGGGCCGACCGTTTCCCGGCCTGCCCGCAGAGGCGCTCGCCGTCATGTACGGACTCTGGGACCATGCCGACGGCTACGGTTTTCAGCCGGACAGTTCGTTTTACACTTCAGGCACGTTCCGGCTCAGCCTGCCGCCCGGCCCCTATCAGCTGACCCTGTCCAAAGGCCCTGAATTTCTCGACCAGCAACACGAACTGGTGGTCAGGGCCGCCAACCCGCTCAGCCGGACGTTCTCGATGAAACGCTGGATCGACATGGCGGCGCGCGGGTGGTACTCGGCCGACGACCACATCCACATCCGGCGATCGCCGCGCGAAAACCCCATTCTCCTCGACTGGCTGCGGGCCGAAGACCTCAACGTGGGCGTGCTGCTGAAGATGGGCGATTTCTGGGAGACCTATTACCCGCAATACGCCTTCGGGACGTCCGGCAATTACCAGAAAGGCAATTTTCTCCTGACGTCCGGCCAGGAAGACCCGCGCACGCCCGAACTGGGCCACGCGCTGGGGCTGGGCGCCGACAAATCGGTCCGGTACCGGGACGATTATTACTATTACGACAAAGTGTTCGACGAACTGCACCGCCGCGGCGGGCTGACCGGGTACGCCCACCAGGCCGAATCCTTTCACGGGTATCGCGGCCTGACGCTCGACGGACTGCGCCGGAAGGTCGATCTGCTCGAAATTCTTCAGTTCTGCCACGATGAGCAGCCGCTGCGAACCGCCCATTTTTATCACCTGCTGGACCTGGGGTACGCCCTGACCGCCGTGGCCGGTTCGGATTTTCCCTGGTGCGGGCACGACCACCAGCACGGCCCCGCCGAACGGACGGCCCGCATCGGCAACGCCCGGTTCTACACGCATCTCGACGGCCCGTTTACCTACGAAAAATGGCTTCAGGGCGTCCGACGCGGCCATACATTTGCTACCACGGGGCCTATGCTGCACCTGCGGGTCGGTGAGGCCATGCCGGGCGACACCCTCCGCCCTGCGCCGGGCGACTCGCTGACGATCACCGCTCAGGCGTTCGGGCACCGGGGCAAGGTCCCGCTGGAGCGGCTCGAAATCGTCGGGCACGGGCAGGTGCTGGCCTCGGTCAGCACCGGGGCGCCGGAACAAACCGCCGAAAACCTCACGCTGCGCTTTCGTTACAAGCCGGAGCATGGCCTGTGGCTGGCGGCCCGTTGCTACGCCGGTCCGCAGCAGATTGCCCACACCACACCCGTCTACATCAGCCTGAACGGAAGCGGTTTTCACAACCCCGCCACCGTCAGGCAGTACCTGGACCTCAGCGAGCGTTATTTGCAGGAAATCGAAAAAGAGCTGGATCAGGAGCGCGACAAACCGGAATTCCGGGCCTGGTATTACCGAAAAGGCCTGAAGGAACGAATCGCAGAAACCCGGCGGATTGTGGAGGAGTTGAGGGGAAAGCTGAAGTAA
- a CDS encoding heavy-metal-associated domain-containing protein: MSTLKFKTTIKCGACLATVTPHLNNVTGIESWDVDLKSPERTLTVETAGATGADVVKAVTEAGFKAEAV; encoded by the coding sequence ATGAGCACACTTAAGTTCAAAACAACCATAAAATGCGGGGCCTGTCTGGCGACCGTTACGCCGCACCTGAACAATGTCACGGGAATTGAGAGCTGGGATGTAGACCTGAAAAGCCCCGAGCGCACGCTGACCGTCGAAACGGCCGGAGCAACCGGGGCTGATGTCGTGAAGGCCGTGACCGAAGCCGGATTTAAGGCGGAAGCGGTGTAA
- a CDS encoding SDR family NAD(P)-dependent oxidoreductase translates to MSTFYQKVAFITGAASGIGRTAALQLAARGAMVIATDVNESGVEALAEEIRQQGGKAEYFRLDVTDYHAVRTLIRYCVNNYKRLDYAFCNAGIGVAGEVRDIPIEDWERVLSVNLNGVIYTATEAYKVMVEQGFGHIVTTASLAGLTYAPVLVPYLTTKHAVVAFSRALRLEGKDLGVRVSAFCPGYISTNIYESSLYSGASFDELMALNQVKKIPVEEAVEQLLKGVAENRELIVMPLYGKLLSWMTRFSYPIVRSFSMQELARFRTVRKVPIRQGETVENE, encoded by the coding sequence CCCTTCAACTGGCGGCGCGCGGTGCGATGGTAATCGCCACGGACGTGAACGAGTCTGGTGTGGAAGCCCTCGCCGAAGAAATCCGGCAGCAGGGCGGGAAAGCCGAGTATTTTCGGCTGGACGTGACGGATTATCATGCCGTACGGACGCTCATCCGCTACTGCGTGAATAATTACAAACGACTGGATTATGCCTTCTGCAACGCCGGAATCGGGGTGGCGGGCGAGGTCCGCGACATTCCCATCGAAGACTGGGAGCGGGTCCTGAGCGTCAACCTCAACGGCGTCATTTACACCGCTACCGAGGCGTACAAAGTGATGGTCGAGCAGGGGTTCGGTCATATCGTAACGACCGCTTCGCTGGCGGGCCTGACGTATGCGCCGGTGCTGGTGCCCTACCTGACCACCAAACACGCGGTCGTCGCCTTCTCGCGGGCGCTGCGGCTGGAAGGGAAGGACCTGGGCGTCCGGGTATCGGCGTTCTGCCCCGGCTACATCTCGACCAATATCTACGAATCATCACTCTACTCCGGCGCCTCGTTTGACGAATTGATGGCGCTGAATCAGGTCAAAAAGATTCCGGTGGAGGAGGCCGTCGAGCAGTTGCTGAAAGGCGTAGCCGAGAACCGGGAGCTGATTGTGATGCCGCTGTACGGCAAACTGCTCTCCTGGATGACCCGATTCTCCTACCCGATTGTCCGCTCGTTCTCCATGCAGGAACTGGCCAGGTTCCGAACCGTCCGGAAAGTACCGATCCGGCAGGGAGAGACGGTGGAAAATGAATAG
- a CDS encoding DUF2490 domain-containing protein yields the protein MKHLHYRLACGRKWTLPAVIFFCLLLGPTQALRAQQNRWGSWGILTVQLPGGPKGWGGFAEAQVRMVGVLRDFNYYEYKGGISYDISKNFTVLLGVGRYTTYQVDEYDSPLTRETRLWQQLTQSQNIGRLKFEHRYRVEQRWLTHRDRDEYRNRIRYRLNLQIPLNNEEIEAKTWFVSTYNEIFLNPNLQPFERNRLYAGLGYELSPEWILQAGWLNQYDYSPGTPRHKNNLVLTAVFRIPRSHTGILRLPTPFD from the coding sequence ATGAAACACTTACATTACCGATTGGCTTGCGGGAGGAAATGGACCCTTCCGGCTGTTATCTTCTTTTGTTTACTACTGGGACCCACGCAGGCGCTGCGGGCGCAACAAAACCGATGGGGAAGCTGGGGAATTCTAACCGTTCAACTGCCGGGCGGACCCAAAGGCTGGGGCGGTTTTGCAGAAGCGCAGGTCCGGATGGTCGGCGTTCTCCGGGATTTCAATTATTACGAATACAAGGGCGGCATCAGCTACGACATCAGTAAAAACTTCACCGTCCTGCTGGGCGTCGGCCGCTACACCACCTACCAGGTGGACGAATACGATTCGCCTTTGACGCGGGAAACGCGGCTCTGGCAGCAGTTGACGCAAAGCCAGAACATCGGTCGGCTGAAGTTCGAGCATCGGTACCGGGTTGAACAGCGCTGGCTCACGCACCGCGACCGGGACGAGTACCGCAACCGCATCCGCTACCGCCTGAACCTGCAGATTCCGCTGAACAACGAGGAAATCGAGGCCAAAACCTGGTTTGTTTCGACCTACAACGAGATTTTCCTCAACCCAAATCTCCAGCCCTTCGAGCGGAACCGCCTGTACGCCGGGCTGGGCTACGAACTTTCCCCCGAATGGATTCTGCAGGCTGGCTGGCTCAACCAGTACGACTACTCCCCCGGTACACCCCGTCACAAAAACAACCTCGTCCTGACGGCCGTATTCCGCATCCCCCGGTCGCATACGGGCATCCTGCGGCTACCGACGCCGTTTGATTGA
- a CDS encoding DUF4870 domain-containing protein yields MEGQSYHNPPPPPPYSSLSQSDERMWGMFCHLSALAGFLIPFGNIIGPLIVWQTQKDKSAFVDFHGKESLNFQITMTIAYAVCFLLFIIAIGVFILPIVAVVSLVLFVIASIKANNGEYYKYPFTIRFIQ; encoded by the coding sequence ATGGAAGGCCAATCTTACCACAATCCGCCCCCACCTCCCCCCTATTCTTCCCTGAGCCAGTCGGACGAACGGATGTGGGGAATGTTTTGCCACCTTAGCGCCCTGGCGGGCTTCCTCATTCCGTTCGGAAACATCATTGGTCCGTTGATTGTCTGGCAAACGCAGAAAGATAAATCCGCCTTTGTGGACTTTCACGGCAAAGAGTCCCTGAATTTCCAGATCACCATGACCATCGCTTACGCGGTCTGCTTTCTGCTCTTCATCATTGCCATCGGTGTTTTTATCCTGCCGATTGTAGCCGTGGTGAGTCTGGTGCTGTTTGTCATTGCCTCCATCAAAGCCAACAACGGCGAGTACTATAAATATCCGTTTACGATCCGGTTTATTCAGTAA
- a CDS encoding sterol desaturase family protein: MLPIIFATFAFCFLLERLVPGWKLPAVPTWTIRVLAINFVQLIVVLLAGISWEKWLSAYSVFHLSDHVGPVGGGVLAYVIATFVFYWWHRWRHTVDFLWKHFHQIHHSPQRIEVITSFYKHPLEMTVNSIIGSLLVYTLLGLDLEAGGIYTLCTALGEFFYHTNVRTPQWIGYIFQRPEMHRIHHEYNKHTNNYGDIVWWDMLFGTYQNPKEFKSSCGFDEEKELKLGEMLRFRDVHQE; this comes from the coding sequence ATGTTACCAATCATCTTTGCTACGTTCGCGTTCTGTTTCCTGCTCGAACGCCTCGTTCCCGGCTGGAAATTACCCGCCGTTCCGACCTGGACGATCCGGGTGCTGGCCATCAACTTTGTCCAATTGATTGTCGTCCTGCTGGCAGGCATCAGCTGGGAAAAATGGCTTTCCGCCTATTCGGTATTTCACCTTTCCGATCATGTCGGGCCAGTTGGCGGGGGCGTGCTGGCTTACGTCATCGCTACGTTCGTCTTTTACTGGTGGCACCGCTGGCGGCATACCGTCGATTTTCTTTGGAAACACTTTCACCAGATTCACCATAGCCCGCAGCGAATTGAGGTCATCACGTCGTTCTACAAACACCCGCTCGAAATGACGGTTAATTCGATCATCGGCAGTCTGCTGGTCTATACGCTGCTCGGGCTGGATCTGGAGGCGGGAGGCATTTATACGCTTTGTACGGCTCTGGGTGAGTTTTTCTACCATACCAACGTCCGGACTCCGCAGTGGATTGGTTACATTTTCCAACGCCCGGAAATGCATCGCATTCACCACGAATACAACAAGCACACCAACAACTACGGCGATATTGTCTGGTGGGATATGCTCTTCGGGACGTATCAGAACCCAAAGGAATTTAAGTCGTCCTGCGGTTTTGATGAGGAAAAAGAACTGAAGCTGGGCGAGATGCTGCGCTTCAGAGACGTGCATCAGGAGTAA
- a CDS encoding pyruvate carboxylase has protein sequence MKEYIRPINRLLVANRGEIAIRIMRAATELGITTVAVYTYEDRYSLHRYKADEAYQIGREDEPLKPYLDVEGLILLAKHKKVDAIHPGYGFLSENVNLARRCREEGIIFVGPTPEAMEALGDKVRAKNLAMNANVPLIPDSRLENMDVATATSEAHRIGFPVMIKAAAGGGGRGMRVVRNPDDFEKSFNEAKNEAKNAFGDDTIFLEKFIEDPKHIEVQLLGDTHGNIVHLYERDCSVQRRFQKVVEVAPSFGLRQETKNKLYEYALKIGRQANYSNAGTVEFLVDKHENIYFIEVNPRIQVEHTITEEVTGIDLVRTQLLVAMGYKLSDNGIYINHQDEIPLNGYAIQCRITTEDPANGFKPDFGTIIAYRNAAGFGIRLDEGSSYPGVKISPYFDSMIVKVSARGRTLKGATQRLKRALVEFRIRGVKTNIPFLMNVIDHPIFQRGEARVSFIENHQELFNLRKPKDRSTRALKYLGEVIVNGNPEVKVKQEKVFRTPVVPLFDRYAPYPKGSKDLLKEMGREKFMEYVRDQKGILYTDTTFRDGHQSLLATRVRTRDMMTVAEGFAKAHPELFSMEVWGGATFDVAMRFLYESPWERLQLFREAMPNQLLQMLFRGSNAVGYSAYPDNLIEKFVEKSWESGIDVFRIFDSLNWVEAMKVSIRAVRERTDAIAQAAICYTGDMLNPKQQKYTLQYYLDMARQLEDEGAHMLAIKDMAGLLKPLAAEVLVRELKEAVSIPIHLHTHDTAAIQSSTYLRAVGAGVDVIDCSLGALSGLTAQPNFNSVVAMLQGHERESKINLESLNAYSNYWEDVREWYYPFESGMKAGSAEVYENEIPGGQYSNLKPQAIALGLGDKFETLKKNYAVVNRMFGDIVKVTPSSKVVGDMALFMTSNNLSEKDVMERGASLSFPESVKGFFKGELGQPYGGFPKELQEIVLKGETPYEGRPNEHLAPVDFDADFQAFAEKFPQNEGFLDYLSYKMYPKVYEEYYKAIEQYGDVSIIPTPAFFYGLKQNEEILIEIDEGKNILVRLLFVSEPNDQGMRTVTFELNGQSRQVPIRDRSLKIDRPQNQKVGKAGDVGAPLQGRLTRILVKPGDTVKKNQPLFVIEAMKMESIVAAQGPGTVKQVLLKEGTVVEQDDWVVELA, from the coding sequence ATGAAAGAGTACATCCGACCGATTAACCGCCTTCTCGTTGCCAACCGGGGCGAAATTGCGATCCGTATCATGCGGGCCGCCACCGAGTTAGGCATCACTACCGTTGCCGTTTATACTTACGAAGATCGCTACTCGCTCCACCGGTACAAGGCGGATGAAGCGTACCAGATCGGCCGGGAAGACGAGCCGCTGAAGCCGTACCTCGACGTGGAAGGGCTGATTCTGCTGGCAAAACACAAGAAGGTTGACGCCATCCACCCCGGCTACGGCTTTCTCTCCGAAAATGTCAACCTGGCGCGGCGCTGCCGGGAAGAAGGCATTATTTTTGTCGGACCGACGCCCGAAGCGATGGAGGCCCTCGGCGATAAGGTCCGGGCCAAAAACCTAGCCATGAACGCCAACGTGCCGCTCATTCCGGATAGTCGGCTGGAGAACATGGACGTGGCGACGGCGACCTCCGAGGCGCACCGGATCGGATTCCCGGTGATGATCAAGGCGGCAGCGGGCGGTGGCGGACGCGGTATGCGCGTTGTCCGGAACCCGGACGACTTCGAAAAATCGTTCAACGAGGCCAAAAACGAAGCGAAAAACGCCTTCGGGGACGATACGATCTTCCTCGAAAAATTCATCGAGGACCCCAAACACATTGAAGTCCAGCTGCTCGGCGATACACACGGCAACATCGTTCACCTCTACGAACGCGACTGCTCCGTGCAGCGGCGGTTCCAGAAGGTCGTCGAGGTGGCCCCCTCGTTCGGACTACGGCAGGAAACCAAAAATAAACTCTACGAATACGCCCTCAAAATCGGTCGGCAGGCGAATTACTCCAATGCCGGGACGGTCGAGTTTCTGGTCGACAAGCACGAAAATATCTACTTCATCGAGGTTAACCCGCGGATTCAGGTCGAGCACACGATCACCGAAGAAGTGACGGGCATCGACCTTGTGCGGACGCAGCTGCTGGTGGCGATGGGCTACAAATTGTCGGACAACGGCATTTACATCAACCACCAGGATGAGATTCCGCTCAACGGCTACGCCATCCAGTGCCGCATCACGACCGAAGACCCCGCCAACGGCTTCAAGCCCGATTTCGGCACCATCATCGCCTACCGCAACGCGGCGGGCTTCGGCATCCGTCTGGACGAGGGCAGCTCCTACCCCGGCGTTAAGATTTCGCCTTATTTCGATTCGATGATTGTGAAGGTCTCGGCCCGCGGCCGGACGCTGAAAGGGGCCACCCAGCGCCTGAAACGGGCTCTGGTGGAGTTCCGGATCCGGGGCGTGAAGACCAACATTCCGTTCCTGATGAACGTCATCGACCACCCGATTTTCCAGCGGGGCGAGGCGCGCGTATCGTTCATCGAAAATCATCAGGAACTCTTTAACCTCCGCAAACCGAAAGACCGCTCGACTCGCGCCCTGAAGTACCTGGGCGAAGTGATCGTGAACGGAAACCCGGAAGTTAAAGTCAAACAGGAGAAGGTTTTCCGGACACCCGTAGTCCCCCTTTTCGACCGCTACGCCCCCTATCCGAAAGGCAGCAAAGACCTCCTGAAGGAGATGGGCCGCGAGAAGTTCATGGAGTACGTCCGCGATCAGAAAGGCATTCTGTATACCGATACGACTTTCCGCGACGGCCACCAGTCCTTGCTGGCAACCCGCGTCCGGACTCGCGACATGATGACGGTGGCGGAAGGCTTCGCCAAAGCCCATCCGGAACTGTTCTCGATGGAAGTCTGGGGCGGCGCAACTTTCGACGTGGCGATGCGCTTCCTGTACGAGAGTCCGTGGGAACGGCTGCAGCTTTTCCGCGAGGCCATGCCCAACCAGTTGCTCCAGATGCTGTTCCGCGGCTCCAACGCCGTGGGCTATTCGGCTTATCCGGACAATCTGATTGAAAAGTTTGTCGAAAAATCCTGGGAATCGGGCATCGACGTCTTCCGCATCTTCGATTCGCTGAACTGGGTCGAGGCGATGAAGGTCAGCATCCGGGCCGTACGCGAACGCACGGACGCCATCGCCCAGGCCGCCATCTGCTACACGGGCGACATGCTGAATCCGAAGCAGCAGAAGTATACGCTACAATATTACCTCGACATGGCCCGCCAGCTCGAAGACGAGGGCGCGCACATGCTGGCCATCAAGGACATGGCCGGGCTGTTGAAACCGCTGGCCGCCGAAGTGCTCGTGCGCGAGCTTAAGGAGGCCGTCAGCATTCCCATTCACCTGCACACGCACGATACGGCCGCCATTCAGTCGTCTACCTACCTGAGGGCTGTCGGCGCGGGTGTAGACGTGATCGACTGTTCGCTCGGTGCCCTTTCGGGCCTGACCGCCCAGCCGAACTTCAACTCGGTGGTGGCGATGCTGCAGGGCCACGAGCGCGAAAGCAAGATCAACCTGGAGTCGCTGAACGCCTATTCCAATTACTGGGAAGACGTGCGAGAATGGTACTACCCGTTTGAGTCCGGCATGAAAGCGGGCAGCGCGGAAGTGTACGAAAACGAGATTCCGGGGGGGCAATATTCCAACCTCAAACCGCAGGCCATCGCGCTCGGGTTGGGCGATAAGTTCGAGACGCTGAAAAAGAACTACGCCGTGGTCAACCGGATGTTCGGCGATATCGTGAAGGTAACGCCGTCGTCGAAAGTCGTGGGCGACATGGCGCTGTTCATGACTTCCAACAACCTGTCCGAAAAAGACGTGATGGAGCGCGGGGCCTCGCTTTCGTTCCCCGAATCGGTCAAAGGTTTCTTCAAAGGCGAACTCGGCCAGCCCTACGGCGGCTTCCCGAAAGAATTGCAGGAAATTGTGCTGAAAGGCGAAACCCCGTACGAAGGCCGCCCCAACGAACACCTCGCCCCGGTGGATTTTGACGCCGACTTTCAGGCATTTGCCGAAAAATTCCCGCAGAACGAAGGCTTCCTCGATTACCTCTCGTACAAGATGTACCCCAAAGTGTACGAGGAATATTACAAAGCCATCGAGCAGTACGGCGACGTCAGCATCATTCCGACGCCGGCGTTCTTCTACGGCCTGAAGCAGAACGAGGAAATCCTGATCGAGATCGACGAAGGCAAAAACATCCTCGTCCGGCTCCTGTTCGTTTCGGAACCGAACGACCAGGGCATGCGGACCGTTACGTTCGAACTCAACGGCCAGAGCCGCCAGGTGCCGATCCGCGACCGCTCGCTGAAAATCGACCGGCCGCAGAACCAGAAGGTCGGGAAAGCCGGTGACGTGGGCGCTCCCCTGCAGGGCCGTCTGACGCGGATTCTGGTCAAGCCTGGCGACACGGTGAAGAAGAACCAGCCGCTGTTTGTGATTGAAGCCATGAAAATGGAAAGCATCGTGGCCGCACAGGGCCCCGGCACGGTCAAGCAGGTACTGCTGAAAGAAGGCACCGTGGTGGAGCAGGACGACTGGGTCGTTGAACTGGCGTAA